From the genome of Bradyrhizobium sp. SZCCHNS1050, one region includes:
- a CDS encoding caspase family protein has translation MRLTKITAKIVLSVSLCLLALAALPRLAAAQQPGAEKRIALVIGNGAYAKGPLATAANDAGLIAQTLQAAGFDVVGARDLDADTLRKSFRDFIHKAQSADTNTVAMVYLAGYGMQLAGENYFLPVDANIGSDVDIPTEGLRLSDYIRQLAATPVKASVVVLDAARQQPFIASGPAIAGGLALVEPDANMLIAFNAAPGTIAPNETGAYGVYARSLAEMIRTGGLSLPEVFDRLRLRVNEETKGAQVPWDAQKIQAAFTFFERAPDAPATPDSPEQTAALRSRPIRELPVQEAYAAALERDTLQGYEDFIAAYPSDPLARRVRALVAARREALTWRRTFRTDSPEAYWSYLKRYPYGAHAEDARRRLAMLSAQPAPPPTFAMIEYDVPPPPLDEVIYVERPVLLFSDPEFDFVPPPPPPVYILPPPLPEFVELPPPFAPVGLFILPRPVFVPIPVYVRPPAFVAPPPNNIIYQNIHNPTVINTVINRPAPPAAPITAGPAAVTTPAVAVAPALPPAVAQRATLIQQGKVPPPGGPLTNPTVRPGAAPAIQANAPPGGPSPAMTGPGQGHANVNPLPVPGRGGPPVPPSVQAPSLRQPAPASPSAALPPPARQDLRANRTPPGAVVPQPARPSVTPSRPVMPSAVPRGPEVSPRIQQATPPQIQRRPPPPPATARLSPPPAPPRPPVAPMVRAAPPPRPAPPPPQVMRPSAPPPMARPAPPPQMARPSPPPMAAVARPAPPPMARPAPPPPRPAAPPPGKRCPPNVPHC, from the coding sequence CGTCCTGAGTGTCTCGCTCTGCCTGCTCGCCTTGGCGGCCTTGCCGCGGCTTGCCGCAGCGCAGCAGCCCGGCGCCGAAAAGCGTATCGCTCTGGTGATCGGCAACGGGGCCTATGCCAAGGGCCCGCTGGCGACGGCGGCCAACGACGCCGGCCTGATCGCGCAGACGCTGCAGGCCGCGGGCTTCGATGTGGTCGGCGCGCGCGATCTCGATGCCGACACGCTGCGCAAGAGCTTTCGCGATTTCATTCACAAGGCCCAGTCAGCCGACACCAACACCGTCGCGATGGTCTATCTGGCCGGCTACGGCATGCAGCTCGCCGGCGAGAACTATTTTCTTCCCGTCGACGCCAACATCGGCAGCGACGTCGACATTCCGACCGAAGGCCTGCGCCTCAGCGACTACATCCGCCAGCTTGCGGCGACGCCGGTGAAGGCCAGCGTCGTGGTGCTCGATGCCGCCCGCCAGCAGCCCTTCATCGCCAGCGGTCCGGCGATCGCCGGCGGCCTGGCGCTGGTTGAGCCCGATGCCAACATGCTGATCGCCTTCAATGCGGCGCCGGGCACGATCGCGCCGAACGAGACCGGCGCCTACGGCGTCTACGCGCGCTCGCTCGCGGAGATGATCCGCACCGGCGGCCTGTCGCTGCCGGAGGTGTTCGACCGGCTGCGGCTGCGCGTCAACGAGGAGACCAAGGGCGCGCAGGTGCCGTGGGATGCGCAGAAGATCCAGGCCGCCTTCACCTTCTTCGAGCGGGCGCCGGACGCGCCCGCCACGCCGGATTCGCCGGAGCAGACCGCGGCGCTGCGCTCGCGCCCGATCCGCGAGCTGCCGGTGCAGGAGGCCTATGCCGCGGCGCTGGAGCGCGACACGCTGCAGGGCTATGAGGATTTCATCGCCGCCTATCCGAGCGACCCGCTGGCGCGGCGCGTGCGCGCCCTCGTCGCCGCTCGCCGCGAGGCGCTGACCTGGCGACGGACGTTTCGCACCGACAGCCCGGAGGCCTATTGGTCCTACCTGAAGCGCTATCCCTATGGCGCGCATGCCGAGGACGCCCGGCGGCGGCTGGCGATGTTGTCGGCACAGCCGGCGCCGCCGCCGACCTTCGCGATGATCGAATATGACGTGCCGCCGCCGCCGCTCGACGAGGTGATCTATGTCGAACGTCCGGTGCTGCTGTTCTCGGATCCCGAATTCGATTTCGTGCCGCCGCCCCCGCCGCCGGTCTACATCCTGCCGCCGCCTCTGCCGGAGTTCGTGGAGCTGCCGCCGCCGTTCGCTCCGGTCGGCCTGTTCATCCTGCCGCGGCCGGTGTTCGTGCCGATCCCGGTCTATGTCCGGCCGCCGGCTTTCGTTGCCCCGCCGCCGAACAACATCATCTACCAGAACATCCACAACCCGACCGTCATCAACACCGTGATCAATCGTCCGGCGCCGCCGGCCGCGCCGATCACTGCCGGCCCCGCGGCCGTGACGACGCCGGCCGTGGCGGTGGCACCGGCCCTGCCGCCGGCCGTCGCGCAGCGCGCCACGCTGATCCAGCAGGGCAAGGTCCCGCCGCCGGGAGGACCGCTCACCAATCCCACGGTCCGGCCCGGTGCAGCACCGGCCATTCAGGCCAACGCTCCGCCGGGCGGACCCTCGCCGGCCATGACGGGACCCGGGCAGGGGCATGCCAATGTCAATCCGCTGCCGGTGCCCGGTCGCGGTGGTCCGCCGGTGCCACCATCGGTTCAGGCTCCTAGTCTGCGCCAGCCGGCACCGGCATCGCCCTCTGCCGCGCTGCCACCGCCCGCGCGCCAGGATCTGCGCGCGAACCGCACGCCGCCGGGCGCAGTCGTGCCGCAGCCCGCAAGGCCATCGGTGACGCCGTCCCGTCCGGTCATGCCGTCAGCCGTTCCGCGCGGGCCTGAGGTGAGCCCGCGCATTCAGCAGGCGACGCCACCGCAGATCCAGCGCCGCCCGCCGCCACCACCGGCGACGGCGCGTCTGAGCCCGCCACCGGCGCCGCCACGACCGCCGGTTGCACCGATGGTTCGGGCGGCTCCGCCACCTCGGCCGGCGCCACCGCCGCCGCAAGTCATGCGTCCGTCCGCTCCGCCACCGATGGCGCGTCCTGCGCCTCCACCGCAGATGGCGCGTCCCAGTCCGCCGCCGATGGCCGCCGTGGCCCGGCCGGCGCCGCCGCCGATGGCGCGGCCCGCGCCGCCGCCGCCACGTCCGGCGGCCCCGCCGCCGGGCAAGAGATGTCCGCCGAACGTCCCGCATTGCTGA
- a CDS encoding serine protease: MAALCGVGIAGLPSPSDAQALPGAEAVYASAPPRLLQIRTLVADAGRQTSTGSGFLVSADGLAVTNYHVVSDAALEPKTYRLEYTGADGTQGGVTLLAVDLPNDLALVRVDKQNAPFFSFDKAALDGSLPKGERLYSLGNPLDLGFTIIEGTYNGLVEHSYNDHIHFTGALNPGMSGGPAVNAQGQVVGINVATRRGGQLISFLVPARFAAALLARGQDARPAAADLHKDVIAQLTSWRGALYKSLGEEGFRDRVFGSYQAPETRAGWFECWASTNASASPKPRASINSTSCKAEASVYVASDLNTGVVEVSHSYAKSIDLNQFQFATVLTQLAQPRLTQGGSFRKWYTPQHCHADFVGVTPAAAHPPLRVLWCAQGYREFDGLYDVVLVAVTQDHADEALVSRLNLQAIAYDDALRLGKSFLERLQVAR, encoded by the coding sequence ATGGCCGCGCTTTGCGGCGTCGGTATCGCCGGCCTGCCATCGCCAAGCGATGCTCAAGCGCTGCCGGGCGCCGAAGCCGTCTATGCCTCGGCGCCGCCGCGCCTGCTCCAGATCCGCACGCTCGTGGCCGATGCCGGCCGCCAGACCTCGACCGGATCCGGCTTTCTGGTCTCCGCCGACGGGCTCGCGGTCACGAACTATCACGTTGTGTCGGATGCAGCACTCGAGCCGAAGACATACCGGCTCGAATATACGGGAGCCGATGGCACGCAGGGCGGCGTCACGTTGCTCGCTGTCGACCTGCCCAACGATCTCGCGCTCGTTCGCGTCGACAAGCAGAACGCGCCGTTCTTTTCGTTCGACAAGGCCGCGCTCGACGGCAGCCTGCCGAAAGGCGAGCGGCTCTATTCGCTCGGCAACCCGCTCGACCTCGGCTTCACCATCATCGAGGGAACGTATAACGGTCTCGTCGAGCACAGCTACAACGATCACATCCATTTCACCGGCGCGCTCAATCCCGGCATGAGCGGCGGGCCCGCGGTGAATGCGCAAGGCCAGGTGGTCGGCATCAACGTCGCCACGCGCCGCGGCGGCCAGCTCATCAGCTTCCTGGTGCCCGCCCGCTTCGCGGCCGCGCTCCTGGCGCGCGGCCAGGATGCCAGGCCGGCGGCGGCCGATCTGCACAAGGACGTGATCGCGCAGCTTACGAGCTGGCGTGGAGCGCTCTACAAGTCGCTGGGCGAGGAGGGCTTCCGCGATCGGGTGTTCGGCTCCTATCAGGCGCCGGAGACGCGCGCGGGCTGGTTCGAATGCTGGGCGAGCACCAATGCCAGCGCGTCGCCGAAGCCGCGCGCCAGCATCAATTCGACCAGTTGCAAGGCCGAGGCCAGCGTCTATGTCGCGTCCGACCTCAACACCGGCGTGGTCGAGGTCAGCCACTCCTACGCGAAATCGATCGACCTCAATCAATTCCAGTTCGCGACCGTGCTGACGCAGCTGGCGCAGCCGCGACTCACCCAGGGCGGCTCGTTCCGCAAATGGTACACGCCGCAGCATTGCCATGCCGATTTCGTCGGCGTGACGCCGGCGGCCGCTCATCCGCCGCTACGCGTGCTGTGGTGCGCGCAGGGCTATCGCGAGTTCGACGGCCTCTATGACGTCGTGCTGGTCGCGGTGACGCAGGACCATGCCGACGAGGCGCTGGTGTCGCGGCTGAACCTGCAGGCGATCGCCTATGACGACGCCTTGCGCCTCGGCAAGAGCTTCCTCGAACGCCTGCAGGTCGCACGATGA
- a CDS encoding FHA domain-containing protein — protein MIWIEILSKHRDVAGRFRVDAAEISIGRGYDNHVILDDPYVAARHVRIFRDGEGRLVAEDLGSANGLFLDRGKSRKPQLVLDGAKPIRIGQTLLRIRDAGHAVEPERLAGSERGALPIIAAIALGVVLLAINAVMTWFAQTSEAHLSDYLVPTVTMIGVVVAWVGVWALLARLFSGRSHFLRHLLIAQAGLIAFWVYSEFAQIASFALTWSAVFTYGYVVSWIVLAATCLLHLREVGRTHMLAKGLVVGLLLVVAIAIQTVQRSEALANSGRPNVSHVLMPPSLRLVPVQDEQTFFEDAARLRAKLDADRAALAPAGVER, from the coding sequence ATGATCTGGATCGAGATCCTCTCCAAGCATCGCGACGTCGCCGGCCGCTTCCGCGTCGATGCCGCCGAGATCAGCATCGGCCGCGGCTACGACAATCACGTCATCCTCGACGATCCCTATGTCGCCGCGCGCCATGTGCGAATTTTCCGCGACGGCGAGGGGCGCCTGGTCGCCGAGGATCTCGGCAGTGCCAATGGCCTCTTTCTCGATCGCGGCAAGAGCCGGAAGCCGCAGCTCGTCCTCGACGGCGCCAAGCCGATCCGGATCGGCCAGACGCTGCTTCGGATCCGCGACGCCGGCCATGCCGTCGAGCCGGAGCGGCTCGCGGGCTCCGAACGCGGGGCGCTGCCGATCATCGCCGCGATCGCCCTCGGTGTCGTCCTGCTCGCGATCAACGCGGTGATGACCTGGTTTGCGCAGACCTCCGAGGCGCATCTGTCCGATTATCTTGTGCCGACCGTCACGATGATCGGGGTGGTCGTCGCATGGGTTGGCGTCTGGGCGCTGCTGGCGCGGCTGTTTTCCGGCCGCTCGCATTTTCTGCGCCACCTCCTGATCGCGCAGGCGGGTCTGATTGCGTTCTGGGTCTACAGCGAGTTCGCCCAGATTGCCTCGTTCGCCCTGACCTGGAGCGCTGTCTTCACCTACGGCTACGTCGTTTCGTGGATCGTTCTCGCCGCGACCTGCTTGCTGCATCTGCGTGAGGTCGGACGCACCCATATGCTCGCCAAGGGCCTGGTGGTCGGCCTTTTGCTGGTGGTCGCGATCGCGATCCAGACCGTGCAGCGGTCGGAGGCGTTGGCGAATTCCGGCCGTCCCAATGTCAGCCACGTGCTGATGCCGCCGTCCCTGCGCCTGGTCCCGGTGCAGGACGAGCAGACCTTCTTCGAAGACGCCGCGCGGCTGAGGGCGAAGCTCGATGCCGACCGCGCCGCGCTGGCCCCGGCCGGTGTGGAGCGCTGA
- a CDS encoding 30S ribosomal protein S2, giving the protein MALPEFTMRQLLEAGVHFGHQSHRWNPKMADFIFGARNNIHIIDLAQTVPLLHTALQAVSDTVAKGGRILFVGTKRQAQDNVADAAKRCAQYFVNSRWLGGTLTNWKTISASIKRLRHLDEVLSSGEANSYTKKERLTLQRERDKLDRSLGGIKDMGGLPDMIFVIDTNKEDIAIQEAQRLKIPVAAIVDTNCDPKGITYVVPGNDDAGRAISLYCDLIARAAIDGISRAQGELGIDVGASAAPLEEDLPAASTSTFQGLPGPRGTADDLKKLTGVSGAIEKKLNDLGIFHYWQLAELNHDTAHQIGEEVGLPSRADAWVAQAKSLADA; this is encoded by the coding sequence ATGGCGCTGCCTGAATTCACGATGCGTCAGCTGCTCGAAGCTGGCGTGCACTTTGGTCACCAGTCTCACCGCTGGAATCCGAAAATGGCCGATTTCATTTTCGGAGCCCGCAACAACATCCACATCATCGATCTCGCCCAGACCGTGCCGCTGCTGCACACGGCGCTGCAGGCCGTCAGCGACACCGTCGCCAAGGGCGGCCGCATCCTGTTCGTCGGCACCAAGCGCCAGGCGCAGGACAACGTGGCCGATGCAGCCAAGCGCTGCGCGCAGTATTTCGTCAATTCGCGCTGGCTCGGCGGCACGCTGACCAACTGGAAGACGATCTCGGCCTCGATCAAGCGCCTGCGTCATCTCGACGAGGTGCTGTCCTCGGGCGAAGCCAACTCCTACACCAAGAAGGAGCGGCTGACCCTGCAGCGCGAGCGCGACAAGCTCGACCGCTCGCTCGGCGGCATCAAGGACATGGGCGGTCTGCCCGACATGATCTTCGTGATCGACACCAACAAGGAAGACATCGCGATCCAGGAGGCCCAGCGCCTCAAGATCCCGGTGGCCGCGATCGTCGACACCAATTGCGATCCGAAGGGCATCACCTATGTCGTGCCCGGCAATGACGACGCCGGCCGCGCCATTTCGCTGTACTGCGACCTGATCGCGCGGGCCGCCATCGACGGCATCTCGCGCGCGCAGGGCGAGCTCGGGATCGACGTCGGCGCCTCGGCGGCTCCGCTCGAGGAAGATCTTCCGGCTGCGTCCACTTCGACGTTCCAGGGTCTGCCTGGTCCGCGCGGCACCGCCGATGATCTCAAGAAGCTCACCGGCGTGTCCGGTGCGATCGAGAAGAAGCTCAACGACCTCGGCATCTTCCACTACTGGCAGCTCGCCGAGCTCAACCACGACACCGCGCACCAGATCGGCGAAGAAGTCGGTCTCCCGAGCCGGGCCGATGCCTGGGTCGCGCAGGCCAAGTCGCTCGCCGACGCGTAA
- the tsf gene encoding translation elongation factor Ts, with protein MANITAAMVKDLRESTGAGMMDCKAALTENGGDMQAAQDWLRKKGLSKAAKKAGRVAAEGLIGALTSGKKGVVVEVNSETDFVARNEHFQGLVKMIAQVALDVGADVEKIKAAKVGSITVEAAIADSIATIGENQTLRRAASLEVSQGVVSSYVHGAVIEGAGKLGVIVALESPGKTDELAVLGRQLAMHVAAANPQAIDAAGLDPELVKREKDVLADKYRQQGKPENVIEKIVESGLKTYYKEVTLLEQAFIHDSGKSVAQALKEAEGKVGGPIKVAGFVRYALGEGIEKEETDFAAEVAAASGKK; from the coding sequence ATGGCTAATATCACCGCAGCGATGGTGAAGGATCTGCGCGAGTCGACCGGCGCGGGCATGATGGACTGCAAGGCCGCGCTCACCGAGAACGGCGGCGACATGCAGGCCGCGCAGGATTGGCTGCGCAAGAAGGGCCTGTCGAAGGCCGCCAAGAAGGCCGGTCGCGTTGCGGCCGAGGGCCTGATCGGCGCGCTGACCTCCGGCAAGAAGGGCGTGGTCGTCGAGGTCAATTCCGAGACCGACTTCGTCGCCCGCAACGAGCACTTCCAGGGTCTGGTCAAGATGATTGCCCAGGTCGCGCTCGACGTCGGGGCCGACGTGGAGAAGATCAAGGCCGCCAAGGTGGGCAGCATCACGGTCGAGGCCGCGATTGCCGATTCGATCGCCACCATCGGTGAGAACCAGACGCTGCGGCGTGCGGCTTCGCTCGAAGTGAGCCAAGGCGTCGTGTCGAGCTACGTCCATGGCGCCGTCATCGAGGGTGCCGGCAAGCTCGGCGTGATCGTGGCGCTGGAGTCGCCCGGCAAGACCGACGAGCTCGCCGTGCTCGGCCGTCAGCTCGCGATGCACGTCGCCGCTGCCAATCCGCAGGCGATCGATGCGGCGGGTCTCGATCCGGAGCTCGTCAAGCGCGAGAAGGACGTGCTCGCCGACAAGTATCGTCAGCAGGGCAAGCCGGAAAACGTGATCGAGAAGATCGTCGAGTCCGGCCTGAAGACCTACTACAAGGAAGTCACCCTGCTCGAGCAGGCCTTCATCCATGACAGCGGCAAGTCGGTCGCGCAGGCGCTGAAGGAAGCCGAAGGCAAGGTCGGCGGTCCGATCAAGGTTGCCGGTTTCGTCCGCTATGCCCTCGGTGAGGGTATCGAGAAGGAAGAGACCGACTTCGCTGCCGAAGTCGCCGCCGCCAGCGGCAAGAAGTAA
- the pyrH gene encoding UMP kinase — MAEPVYRRVVVKLSGEYLAGPHSFGIDQPTVDRIADDLIAAQKLGVEIAVVVGGGNMVRGVEVSSQGVSRPTGDTMGMLATVMNCLALEAAIQRKGTPAQALSAFVMPEVCELFTRAAAHKSLAEGRIVVLGGGTGNPYFTTDTTAVLRAAEIGAQAVLKATNVDGVYSADPKKDPAAKRFDRLTHSQAIEGGYKVMDATAFALARETSLPIIVFSIAEPGSIGAMLQGEGRGTIVAG; from the coding sequence ATGGCTGAGCCGGTCTATCGTCGCGTCGTGGTCAAGCTGTCCGGCGAATATCTCGCGGGCCCTCATTCCTTCGGCATCGACCAGCCGACCGTCGACCGCATCGCCGATGACCTCATCGCGGCCCAGAAGCTCGGCGTCGAGATCGCCGTCGTGGTCGGCGGCGGCAACATGGTGCGCGGCGTCGAGGTGTCGTCGCAGGGCGTGTCGCGTCCGACCGGCGACACCATGGGCATGCTCGCCACCGTCATGAACTGCCTGGCGCTGGAAGCCGCCATCCAGCGCAAGGGCACCCCGGCGCAGGCGCTCTCCGCTTTCGTCATGCCGGAGGTGTGCGAGCTGTTCACCCGCGCTGCGGCGCACAAGTCGCTGGCCGAAGGACGCATCGTCGTGCTCGGGGGCGGCACCGGCAATCCCTATTTCACGACCGATACCACAGCGGTCTTGCGGGCGGCCGAGATCGGTGCCCAGGCCGTGCTCAAGGCCACCAATGTCGATGGCGTCTATAGCGCCGATCCCAAGAAGGATCCGGCCGCCAAGCGCTTCGACCGGCTGACCCATTCGCAGGCCATCGAAGGCGGCTACAAGGTCATGGACGCGACCGCATTCGCCCTTGCCCGGGAAACGTCGCTGCCTATCATTGTGTTCTCCATTGCCGAACCGGGCTCGATCGGCGCGATGCTGCAGGGCGAAGGGCGCGGCACCATCGTCGCGGGGTGA
- the frr gene encoding ribosome recycling factor, giving the protein MSTGNFDLNELKRRMQGATQALKHELGGLRTGRASASMVEPVQVEAYGSHMPLNQLATVSVPEPRLLSVQVWDRSMVKAVEKAIVDSNLGLSPATEGQVIRLRIPELNQERRKELVKVAHKYAEAARVAVRHVRRDGLDTLKKLEKNHEMSEDDQERLAADVQKATDSVISEIDQLLAAKEKEILTV; this is encoded by the coding sequence ATGAGCACGGGCAATTTCGACCTCAACGAACTGAAGCGCCGCATGCAGGGCGCGACCCAGGCGCTGAAGCACGAGCTCGGCGGCCTGCGCACCGGCCGCGCCTCGGCGTCGATGGTGGAGCCGGTCCAGGTCGAAGCCTATGGCTCGCACATGCCGCTCAACCAGCTCGCGACCGTCTCCGTTCCCGAGCCGCGCCTGCTCTCGGTGCAGGTCTGGGACCGCTCCATGGTCAAGGCCGTCGAGAAGGCGATCGTCGATTCCAACCTCGGCCTGTCGCCGGCGACCGAAGGCCAGGTGATCCGGCTGCGCATTCCCGAGCTCAACCAGGAGCGGCGCAAGGAGCTGGTCAAGGTCGCGCATAAATATGCGGAAGCTGCCCGTGTCGCCGTCCGCCATGTCCGCCGCGACGGTCTCGATACCCTCAAGAAGCTCGAGAAGAATCACGAGATGTCCGAGGACGATCAGGAGCGCCTCGCTGCCGACGTGCAGAAGGCGACCGACAGCGTGATCTCGGAGATCGACCAGCTGCTGGCGGCGAAGGAAAAGGAAATCCTCACCGTCTGA
- a CDS encoding isoprenyl transferase: MSNAAAPMTEAPDRSDGPAHVAIIMDGNGRWAAARGLPRAEGHRRGVEALRRVVRASHELGIRYLTIFSFSSENWSRPASEIGDLFGLLRRFIRNDLATLHRDGVRVRVIGERDGLEPDICALLSEAEELTRGNTKLTLVVAFNYGSRQEIARAAQRLAREVAEGRRDPASIDADAIGAHLDAPDIPDPDLIIRTSGEQRLSNFLMWQAAYSELVFVPIHWPDFDKAALEGAIAEFGRRERRFGGLVAKTAS, from the coding sequence ATGTCCAATGCCGCGGCCCCGATGACGGAGGCGCCGGACCGGTCCGACGGACCGGCCCATGTTGCCATCATCATGGATGGCAACGGCCGCTGGGCTGCGGCCCGCGGGCTGCCGCGCGCGGAAGGGCATCGCCGTGGCGTCGAGGCGTTGCGCCGCGTGGTGCGCGCCTCGCATGAGCTCGGCATTCGCTATCTCACCATCTTCTCGTTCTCGTCCGAGAACTGGTCGCGTCCGGCCAGCGAGATCGGCGACCTGTTTGGGCTGCTCCGCCGCTTCATCCGCAACGATCTCGCGACCCTGCATCGCGACGGCGTGCGTGTCAGGGTGATCGGCGAGCGCGACGGGCTCGAGCCCGACATCTGCGCGCTCCTCAGCGAGGCCGAGGAACTGACCCGGGGCAACACCAAGCTCACGCTCGTGGTCGCCTTCAACTACGGCTCGCGCCAGGAGATCGCGCGCGCGGCGCAGCGTCTGGCCCGCGAGGTCGCCGAGGGCCGGCGCGATCCGGCTTCGATCGATGCCGATGCGATCGGCGCTCATCTCGATGCACCCGATATTCCCGATCCCGATCTCATCATCCGCACCAGCGGCGAGCAGCGGTTGTCCAACTTCCTGATGTGGCAGGCGGCCTATAGCGAGCTGGTGTTCGTGCCGATCCATTGGCCCGACTTCGACAAGGCCGCGCTGGAGGGCGCGATCGCCGAGTTCGGCCGGCGTGAACGCCGCTTCGGCGGTCTCGTGGCGAAAACCGCCTCGTGA
- a CDS encoding phosphatidate cytidylyltransferase, translated as MTKPDTAAVRDAANAAQRNDPAPPKKAATSNLVMRVAAALVLVPLALGAAYAGGVFWTALVTVVAVGLYLEWLMVVGEVRTASVGTAGALAIGVAGLCCAYGLIDFAVVVLGLGLVAVTALAAGRRAWVAAGFVYASAAELGSVLVRFDAAEGWHALVLVFLVVWASDIGGYVAGRSIGGPKLAPRISPNKTWAGAVGGFAASLVAAAAWSMAGAGGLMAMLVLAAALSVVSQLGDLLESAVKRQFGVKDSSHIIPGHGGLLDRLDGYVAAIVVAALLGLLRGGLDGVGRGLLVW; from the coding sequence GTGACCAAACCGGATACCGCAGCCGTGAGAGACGCCGCCAACGCCGCGCAGCGCAATGATCCCGCGCCGCCGAAAAAGGCTGCAACCAGCAATCTGGTGATGCGGGTTGCCGCGGCGCTGGTGCTGGTGCCGCTGGCGCTCGGCGCCGCCTATGCCGGCGGCGTATTCTGGACCGCACTGGTCACGGTGGTCGCGGTCGGCCTGTATCTCGAATGGCTGATGGTGGTGGGCGAGGTTCGCACGGCCAGCGTCGGCACAGCCGGCGCACTGGCCATCGGCGTTGCCGGCCTTTGCTGCGCCTATGGCCTGATCGACTTCGCCGTCGTCGTGCTTGGGCTCGGCCTGGTCGCGGTCACGGCGCTCGCTGCGGGACGTCGCGCCTGGGTGGCCGCCGGCTTCGTCTATGCGTCGGCCGCCGAGCTCGGCTCGGTGCTGGTGCGCTTCGATGCGGCCGAGGGATGGCATGCGCTGGTGCTGGTGTTTCTGGTCGTATGGGCCAGCGACATCGGCGGCTACGTTGCGGGCCGCAGCATCGGCGGGCCGAAGCTCGCGCCGCGGATCAGCCCGAACAAGACCTGGGCCGGCGCCGTCGGCGGCTTCGCCGCCAGCCTCGTCGCCGCGGCCGCCTGGTCGATGGCCGGCGCCGGCGGCCTGATGGCGATGCTTGTGCTCGCCGCGGCGCTGTCGGTGGTCTCGCAGCTCGGCGACCTGCTCGAATCTGCGGTGAAGCGGCAGTTCGGGGTCAAGGACTCCAGTCACATCATTCCCGGCCATGGCGGCCTGTTGGATCGCCTGGACGGCTATGTCGCGGCGATCGTCGTCGCTGCGTTGCTCGGTTTGCTGCGCGGCGGCCTCGATGGCGTCGGCCGCGGTCTTCTGGTTTGGTGA
- the dxr gene encoding 1-deoxy-D-xylulose-5-phosphate reductoisomerase: protein MSAVPLRNNKAGLAEVRSVTVLGATGSIGDSTMDLVRGAPERYRVEALTGNSNVQGLVKLAREFNPRFVAVADPAGLDELRDALAGTGIECGAGESAIIEAAARPADWVMAAVSGAAGLKPALAAVDRGATVALANKECLVCAGDFFMERAARAGACILPADSEHNALFQALSSGNREELVRVIITASGGPFRTWAPADIEQATLAQALKHPNWSMGQKITIDSASMMNKGLEVIEASYLFALSPDEIDVLVHPQSIVHGMVEFSDRSVVAQLGAPDMRIPIAHCLGWPERIKGPSARLDLAKIGTLTFEAPDFERFPGLRLAYDSLRTGRGATTVFNAANEVAVAAFIAGHIRFGAIARLVEATLEDWTRSGNLAPLTSADDAIAIDHDARKRASGLLPQIAAKAS, encoded by the coding sequence ATGAGCGCAGTGCCATTGCGGAACAACAAGGCCGGTCTCGCGGAGGTGCGCAGCGTCACCGTGCTCGGCGCCACCGGCTCGATCGGCGATTCGACCATGGACCTCGTGCGCGGCGCGCCGGAGCGCTACCGCGTCGAGGCGCTGACCGGCAACAGCAACGTCCAGGGCCTGGTGAAGCTGGCCCGGGAGTTCAACCCGCGCTTCGTGGCGGTGGCCGATCCGGCCGGCCTCGACGAGCTGCGCGACGCGCTGGCGGGCACCGGGATCGAATGCGGGGCAGGGGAGAGCGCCATCATCGAGGCGGCAGCCCGTCCCGCCGACTGGGTCATGGCCGCCGTCTCCGGCGCCGCCGGCCTCAAGCCGGCGCTCGCCGCGGTGGACCGCGGCGCGACCGTGGCGCTCGCCAACAAGGAATGCCTGGTCTGTGCCGGCGATTTCTTCATGGAGCGGGCCGCGCGGGCTGGCGCCTGCATCCTGCCGGCCGATTCGGAGCACAACGCGCTGTTCCAGGCGCTGTCCTCGGGCAATCGCGAGGAACTGGTGCGGGTGATCATCACCGCCTCGGGCGGCCCGTTCCGCACCTGGGCGCCGGCCGATATCGAGCAGGCGACCTTGGCCCAGGCGCTGAAACATCCGAACTGGAGCATGGGCCAGAAGATCACGATCGATTCGGCCTCGATGATGAACAAGGGCCTCGAGGTGATCGAGGCGTCCTACCTGTTCGCGCTGTCGCCCGACGAGATCGACGTCCTGGTCCATCCGCAGTCCATCGTCCACGGCATGGTCGAGTTCTCCGACCGTTCGGTGGTGGCGCAGCTCGGCGCGCCGGACATGAGGATTCCGATCGCCCACTGCCTCGGCTGGCCGGAGCGCATCAAGGGTCCGTCGGCCCGGCTCGATCTCGCCAAGATCGGCACGCTGACCTTCGAGGCCCCGGACTTCGAGCGGTTCCCCGGTCTGCGGCTGGCGTACGATTCGCTGCGCACCGGGCGCGGCGCGACGACGGTGTTCAACGCGGCCAACGAGGTTGCCGTCGCGGCCTTCATCGCTGGTCACATCCGGTTCGGTGCGATCGCCCGGCTGGTCGAGGCGACCCTCGAGGACTGGACGCGTTCGGGTAATCTGGCACCATTGACCTCGGCGGACGACGCCATCGCCATTGACCATGACGCGCGAAAAAGGGCCTCCGGCCTCTTGCCTCAAATCGCCGCAAAAGCATCTTAA